The Engystomops pustulosus chromosome 9, aEngPut4.maternal, whole genome shotgun sequence genome includes a window with the following:
- the DPF1 gene encoding zinc finger protein neuro-d4 isoform X2 has translation MKLYSIVILEGLQCSCLIPSSTMNTALHNPLKSLGEDFYREAIEHCRSYNARLCAERSMRLPFLDSQTGVAQNNCYIWMEKTHRGPGLSPGQIYTYPARCWRKKRRLDILEDPRLRPYYEIPMKKESSLPEGPVLEALLCAETVDKKLELKEEEIISDCQKTQVGDVPHELEGEDLEDDTPKRKNRAKGKACGIGGMKKRQDPLTLEDRDKPYVCDICGKRYKNRPGLSYHYTHTHLAEEEGEENAERYLIPFHRKNNHKHFYKELNWVPEMQPRHTVKKAPDGSVIANGYCDFCLGGAKKTGCPEDLISCADCGRSGHPSCLQFTVNMTAAVRTYRWQCIECKSCILCGTSENDDQLLFCDDCDRGYHMYCLSPPMSEPPEGSWSCHLCLRQLKEKASAYITLT, from the exons GCTGGGAGAGGACTTCTACCGGGAGGCCATAGAACATTGTCGCAGCTATAATGCCCGGCTGTGCGCGGAGAGAAGTATGAGGCTGCCATTCCTGGACTCCCAGACTGGTGTGGCTCAGAACAATTGCTATATCTGGATGGAGAAGACGCACAGAGGACCAG GCTTGTCTCCGGGACAGATCTATACGTATCCTGCTCGCTGCTGGAGAAAGAAGAGGCGGCTGGACATACTAGAGGATCCTCGTCTGAGGCCCT ACTATGAGATTCCTATGAAGAAGGAGAGCAGTCTACCAGAGGGCCCCGTCCTAGAAGCCTTACTGTGTGCAGAGACCGTGGACAAAAAGCTGGAACTCAAAGAAGAGGAGATCATTAGTGACTGTCAG AAGACACAGGTGGGAGATGTCCCACATGAACTGGAGGGTGAAGACCTGGAAGACGACACTCCAAAACGCAAGAACAGAGCAAAAGGAAAG GCCTGTGGGATTGGGGGTATGAAAAAGAGACAGGATCCCTTAACATTAGAAGACCGAGACAAACCCTACGTGTGTGATA TCTGCGGGAAGAGATATAAGAACCGTCCAGGCCTCAGCTACCACTACACTCATACTCACCTGGCCGaggaagagggagaagagaaTGCCGAGCGATATCTAATCCCTTTCCATAGAAAAAATAACCACAAAC ACTTCTACAAAGAGCTGAACTGGGTACCAGAGATGCAGCCGCGACATACAG taaagAAAGCTCCTGATGGCTCCGTCATTGCCAATGGCTACTGTGACTTCTGTCTAGGAGGAGCCAAGAAGACCGGGTGTCCAGAGGACCTGATCTCCTGCGCTGACTGTGGTCGTTCCG GTCATCCTTCTTGTCTACAGTTCACGGTCAACATGACGGCCGCTGTTAGGACCTACCGCTGGCAGTGCATCGAGTGCAAGTCCTGTATCCTGTGCGGGACCTCGGAAAACGAT GACCAGCTTCTGTTCTGTGATGACTGTGACCGGGGTTATCATATGTATTGTCTGAGCCCACCCATGTCTGAGCCCCCCGAAG GCAGCTGGAGTTGTCACTTGTGCCTGAGACAACTGAAGGAGAAAGCATCGGCCTACATCACGTTGACCTAG
- the DPF1 gene encoding zinc finger protein neuro-d4 isoform X1, with translation MKLYSIVILEGLQCSCLIPSSTMNTALHNPLKSLGEDFYREAIEHCRSYNARLCAERSMRLPFLDSQTGVAQNNCYIWMEKTHRGPGLSPGQIYTYPARCWRKKRRLDILEDPRLRPCEFKLDYEIPMKKESSLPEGPVLEALLCAETVDKKLELKEEEIISDCQKTQVGDVPHELEGEDLEDDTPKRKNRAKGKACGIGGMKKRQDPLTLEDRDKPYVCDICGKRYKNRPGLSYHYTHTHLAEEEGEENAERYLIPFHRKNNHKHFYKELNWVPEMQPRHTVKKAPDGSVIANGYCDFCLGGAKKTGCPEDLISCADCGRSGHPSCLQFTVNMTAAVRTYRWQCIECKSCILCGTSENDDQLLFCDDCDRGYHMYCLSPPMSEPPEGSWSCHLCLRQLKEKASAYITLT, from the exons GCTGGGAGAGGACTTCTACCGGGAGGCCATAGAACATTGTCGCAGCTATAATGCCCGGCTGTGCGCGGAGAGAAGTATGAGGCTGCCATTCCTGGACTCCCAGACTGGTGTGGCTCAGAACAATTGCTATATCTGGATGGAGAAGACGCACAGAGGACCAG GCTTGTCTCCGGGACAGATCTATACGTATCCTGCTCGCTGCTGGAGAAAGAAGAGGCGGCTGGACATACTAGAGGATCCTCGTCTGAGGCCCTGTGAGTTTAAGCTTG ACTATGAGATTCCTATGAAGAAGGAGAGCAGTCTACCAGAGGGCCCCGTCCTAGAAGCCTTACTGTGTGCAGAGACCGTGGACAAAAAGCTGGAACTCAAAGAAGAGGAGATCATTAGTGACTGTCAG AAGACACAGGTGGGAGATGTCCCACATGAACTGGAGGGTGAAGACCTGGAAGACGACACTCCAAAACGCAAGAACAGAGCAAAAGGAAAG GCCTGTGGGATTGGGGGTATGAAAAAGAGACAGGATCCCTTAACATTAGAAGACCGAGACAAACCCTACGTGTGTGATA TCTGCGGGAAGAGATATAAGAACCGTCCAGGCCTCAGCTACCACTACACTCATACTCACCTGGCCGaggaagagggagaagagaaTGCCGAGCGATATCTAATCCCTTTCCATAGAAAAAATAACCACAAAC ACTTCTACAAAGAGCTGAACTGGGTACCAGAGATGCAGCCGCGACATACAG taaagAAAGCTCCTGATGGCTCCGTCATTGCCAATGGCTACTGTGACTTCTGTCTAGGAGGAGCCAAGAAGACCGGGTGTCCAGAGGACCTGATCTCCTGCGCTGACTGTGGTCGTTCCG GTCATCCTTCTTGTCTACAGTTCACGGTCAACATGACGGCCGCTGTTAGGACCTACCGCTGGCAGTGCATCGAGTGCAAGTCCTGTATCCTGTGCGGGACCTCGGAAAACGAT GACCAGCTTCTGTTCTGTGATGACTGTGACCGGGGTTATCATATGTATTGTCTGAGCCCACCCATGTCTGAGCCCCCCGAAG GCAGCTGGAGTTGTCACTTGTGCCTGAGACAACTGAAGGAGAAAGCATCGGCCTACATCACGTTGACCTAG
- the DPF1 gene encoding zinc finger protein neuro-d4 isoform X3, with the protein MRLPFLDSQTGVAQNNCYIWMEKTHRGPGLSPGQIYTYPARCWRKKRRLDILEDPRLRPCEFKLDYEIPMKKESSLPEGPVLEALLCAETVDKKLELKEEEIISDCQKTQVGDVPHELEGEDLEDDTPKRKNRAKGKACGIGGMKKRQDPLTLEDRDKPYVCDICGKRYKNRPGLSYHYTHTHLAEEEGEENAERYLIPFHRKNNHKHFYKELNWVPEMQPRHTVKKAPDGSVIANGYCDFCLGGAKKTGCPEDLISCADCGRSGHPSCLQFTVNMTAAVRTYRWQCIECKSCILCGTSENDDQLLFCDDCDRGYHMYCLSPPMSEPPEGSWSCHLCLRQLKEKASAYITLT; encoded by the exons ATGAGGCTGCCATTCCTGGACTCCCAGACTGGTGTGGCTCAGAACAATTGCTATATCTGGATGGAGAAGACGCACAGAGGACCAG GCTTGTCTCCGGGACAGATCTATACGTATCCTGCTCGCTGCTGGAGAAAGAAGAGGCGGCTGGACATACTAGAGGATCCTCGTCTGAGGCCCTGTGAGTTTAAGCTTG ACTATGAGATTCCTATGAAGAAGGAGAGCAGTCTACCAGAGGGCCCCGTCCTAGAAGCCTTACTGTGTGCAGAGACCGTGGACAAAAAGCTGGAACTCAAAGAAGAGGAGATCATTAGTGACTGTCAG AAGACACAGGTGGGAGATGTCCCACATGAACTGGAGGGTGAAGACCTGGAAGACGACACTCCAAAACGCAAGAACAGAGCAAAAGGAAAG GCCTGTGGGATTGGGGGTATGAAAAAGAGACAGGATCCCTTAACATTAGAAGACCGAGACAAACCCTACGTGTGTGATA TCTGCGGGAAGAGATATAAGAACCGTCCAGGCCTCAGCTACCACTACACTCATACTCACCTGGCCGaggaagagggagaagagaaTGCCGAGCGATATCTAATCCCTTTCCATAGAAAAAATAACCACAAAC ACTTCTACAAAGAGCTGAACTGGGTACCAGAGATGCAGCCGCGACATACAG taaagAAAGCTCCTGATGGCTCCGTCATTGCCAATGGCTACTGTGACTTCTGTCTAGGAGGAGCCAAGAAGACCGGGTGTCCAGAGGACCTGATCTCCTGCGCTGACTGTGGTCGTTCCG GTCATCCTTCTTGTCTACAGTTCACGGTCAACATGACGGCCGCTGTTAGGACCTACCGCTGGCAGTGCATCGAGTGCAAGTCCTGTATCCTGTGCGGGACCTCGGAAAACGAT GACCAGCTTCTGTTCTGTGATGACTGTGACCGGGGTTATCATATGTATTGTCTGAGCCCACCCATGTCTGAGCCCCCCGAAG GCAGCTGGAGTTGTCACTTGTGCCTGAGACAACTGAAGGAGAAAGCATCGGCCTACATCACGTTGACCTAG